Proteins encoded by one window of Bacteroidales bacterium:
- the buk gene encoding butyrate kinase — MPKRYLILTINPGSTSTKIAVFRNLKPVFLKNLAHSVEDLQQYERISDQFQYRKDMILNELKESEIRINEISAVVGRGGLIRPVESGVYEVNEPMIKDLKEGWLGEHASNLGGLIAHDIARSLPNARPLIADPVVVDEMQDVARISGHPKFERVSIFHALNQKAIARVHGKSIDRKYEDLNLIIAHLGGGISVGAHKKGKVIDVNNALDGDGPFSPERSGTLPVGQLARLCFSGEYSYEDVDKMIKGKGGLVAYLNTNDAYEVELMVHEGNEKAKMIQDALCYQVAKEIGAMGAVLQGEVDAIILTGGITHNPSVVDYIRSMVRFIAPVAIYPGEDEMQALAENGLRVLKGETEALEYK; from the coding sequence ATGCCAAAGCGATACCTTATCCTCACCATCAATCCCGGATCTACTTCAACCAAAATTGCCGTATTCAGAAATCTCAAACCTGTCTTTCTGAAAAACCTTGCGCATTCCGTGGAAGATCTGCAACAATATGAACGGATAAGCGATCAGTTTCAGTATCGCAAGGATATGATCCTGAACGAGCTAAAAGAATCTGAAATAAGGATCAATGAAATTTCTGCAGTTGTCGGCCGGGGAGGTCTTATTCGTCCCGTAGAATCAGGTGTGTATGAAGTAAATGAACCGATGATTAAGGATCTGAAGGAAGGATGGCTTGGGGAGCATGCCAGCAATCTGGGCGGATTGATCGCTCATGATATCGCCCGGTCTCTTCCCAATGCCCGGCCACTTATTGCAGATCCGGTAGTGGTTGATGAAATGCAGGATGTGGCAAGAATATCGGGCCATCCAAAGTTTGAGCGCGTATCCATATTTCATGCGCTCAATCAAAAAGCCATTGCCAGGGTCCATGGCAAGTCCATCGACCGAAAATATGAAGACCTCAATCTGATCATTGCCCATTTGGGGGGTGGAATTTCCGTGGGAGCCCATAAAAAAGGAAAAGTAATTGATGTAAACAATGCCCTCGACGGAGATGGCCCGTTTTCTCCCGAACGAAGCGGAACATTACCGGTTGGGCAGCTCGCCAGGTTATGCTTCAGCGGTGAATATTCCTATGAAGATGTGGATAAAATGATAAAAGGGAAAGGGGGGCTGGTAGCCTACCTGAATACCAACGATGCATATGAAGTGGAATTGATGGTGCACGAAGGCAATGAAAAAGCCAAAATGATACAAGATGCCCTTTGTTATCAGGTAGCCAAAGAGATAGGGGCAATGGGCGCTGTCCTTCAGGGAGAAGTGGATGCCATCATTTTAACCGGAGGCATTACACATAATCCTTCGGTAGTGGATTATATAAGAAGTATGGTGCGGTTTATCGCTCCGGTGGCTATATATCCCGGCGAAGACGAAATGCAGGCGCTTGCCGAAAACGGTTTGCGGGTACTGAAAGGAGAAACTGAAGCGCTTGAATATAAATAA
- a CDS encoding bifunctional enoyl-CoA hydratase/phosphate acetyltransferase — MLKKLDELTDIARQKNVRKLAVAAAGDRLVLEAVQKAVDNGIIIPVLVGDQKNIEQIAGKIGFDLTNFDIYNQPDPAEASRQAVSLIRQGEADILMKGLVGTAPLLKAVLNKEEGLRKGGTLSHFALIESPHYHKLFGVTDAGMNIAPEFQEKVDMVNNAVEIFHSLGNPEPKVAIIGPLEVVNPKIESTAHAAMLSKMNERGQIKRCMIDGPFAIDNAVSKRAAEHKGVSGNVAGDADILMTPELNSGNVLYKTLMFLGGCTSAAIIMGARAPIVLTSRADTEKSKMMSIALAAAM; from the coding sequence ATGCTTAAAAAACTGGATGAATTAACGGATATAGCAAGACAAAAGAATGTGAGAAAGCTTGCTGTAGCTGCTGCAGGAGATAGACTTGTATTGGAAGCGGTGCAAAAAGCTGTTGACAATGGGATCATCATACCTGTATTGGTGGGAGACCAGAAAAATATTGAACAGATAGCCGGTAAGATTGGGTTTGACCTGACAAACTTTGACATATACAACCAGCCTGATCCTGCTGAAGCTTCGCGCCAGGCAGTTTCATTGATCAGGCAGGGTGAAGCGGATATTCTTATGAAGGGGCTGGTGGGCACAGCCCCTTTATTGAAAGCAGTATTGAATAAAGAAGAAGGGTTAAGAAAAGGGGGTACGCTGAGCCATTTTGCCCTTATTGAGTCGCCCCATTATCATAAATTATTTGGCGTAACCGATGCAGGCATGAACATCGCCCCCGAATTTCAGGAAAAGGTTGACATGGTGAATAACGCTGTAGAAATATTTCATAGTCTGGGCAATCCGGAGCCTAAAGTGGCAATCATCGGTCCCCTGGAAGTAGTGAATCCAAAAATAGAATCTACAGCCCATGCAGCTATGCTTTCGAAGATGAACGAACGAGGACAGATTAAAAGATGTATGATAGACGGCCCCTTTGCTATAGATAACGCCGTTTCTAAGCGTGCAGCCGAGCATAAAGGTGTCTCCGGAAATGTGGCAGGTGATGCTGACATTCTAATGACACCCGAACTGAACAGTGGAAATGTGCTCTACAAAACACTGATGTTTCTTGGTGGATGTACCTCAGCCGCAATCATTATGGGAGCGCGAGCACCAATTGTCCTTACTTCGCGTGCCGATACAGAAAAAAGCAAAATGATGTCCATAGCTCTTGCTGCCGCTATGTAA
- a CDS encoding acetate kinase yields MQVLVLNCGSSSIKFQLFNMETSAVLSKGIVEKVGADNSFIKIETNGNKEKLEYNIPDHTKGVETILELLVNEAYGPLNSYGEIDAVGHRVVHGGEHFSESVLINQKVIDTIEELSALAPLHNPANLKGIYAIQKLLPKVPQVGVFDTGFHQTMPDYAYFYGLPYEMYEKYDLRRYGFHGTSHRYVYERACEVLGVNKEDQKVITCHLGNGASVTAIDRGKSVDTSMGLTPVEGLIMGTRCGDLDVGALTHIMEKEDMGVEEVDRLINKESGMYGISGVSSDMREIREAAREGSKRAILALKMYDYRVKKYIGAYTAAMGGVDIIVLTGGVGENDYETREGCLKDLEYLGVEFDSQKNDQHKLKDINKELIITKDHSKVTGIVVPTNEELVIARDTQEIVGKA; encoded by the coding sequence ATGCAGGTATTGGTATTAAATTGCGGAAGTTCATCGATAAAATTTCAGCTTTTCAATATGGAAACTTCTGCCGTTTTGTCTAAAGGGATTGTTGAAAAAGTAGGCGCCGACAACTCTTTTATCAAAATTGAGACGAACGGTAATAAGGAGAAGCTGGAGTATAATATCCCCGATCATACAAAGGGGGTTGAAACCATTCTTGAATTGCTGGTAAATGAAGCATATGGTCCATTGAATAGCTATGGGGAAATTGATGCTGTTGGACATCGTGTGGTTCATGGAGGGGAACATTTCAGCGAGAGTGTACTTATCAATCAGAAAGTGATTGATACCATTGAAGAGCTCAGCGCACTGGCCCCCTTGCACAATCCCGCCAATTTAAAAGGAATCTATGCCATACAAAAGCTTTTGCCTAAGGTACCGCAGGTGGGAGTATTTGACACCGGGTTCCATCAAACCATGCCAGACTACGCCTATTTTTATGGTCTTCCTTATGAAATGTATGAAAAATACGACTTGAGAAGATACGGTTTCCACGGAACAAGCCATCGTTATGTGTATGAACGGGCTTGTGAGGTTTTGGGTGTCAATAAAGAGGATCAAAAAGTGATCACCTGTCACCTGGGTAACGGAGCTTCTGTTACTGCTATTGACCGGGGAAAATCTGTAGATACTTCTATGGGACTAACACCGGTTGAAGGTTTGATCATGGGAACCCGTTGTGGCGATCTCGATGTGGGGGCGCTGACCCATATTATGGAAAAAGAGGATATGGGTGTTGAAGAAGTTGATCGATTAATTAACAAAGAGAGCGGTATGTATGGCATATCAGGAGTATCTTCTGATATGCGGGAAATCCGTGAAGCAGCCAGAGAAGGCAGCAAAAGAGCAATACTTGCCCTGAAAATGTATGATTACCGGGTAAAAAAATACATCGGTGCTTATACCGCAGCTATGGGCGGCGTTGATATCATTGTTTTAACCGGTGGAGTGGGAGAGAACGATTATGAAACCCGGGAAGGTTGCCTGAAAGATTTGGAATATCTGGGCGTTGAGTTCGACTCTCAGAAAAATGATCAGCACAAGCTGAAAGATATAAATAAAGAATTAATCATTACAAAAGATCATTCAAAGGTTACAGGCATTGTGGTACCAACCAATGAAGAACTTGTGATTGCGAGAGATACACAGGAAATTGTTGGTAAGGCTTAA